From a single Silene latifolia isolate original U9 population chromosome 6, ASM4854445v1, whole genome shotgun sequence genomic region:
- the LOC141587276 gene encoding protein P21-like: MSHLNSVLIFCIVLVTSLFITGTHAATFTIKSNCNFPVWAAAVPGGGRQMNQGDTWTISANPGQAGARIWARTGCTANGANGLSCTTGDCGGVLQCTGYGSPPNTLAEYTLGQGSSRDFFDISLVDGFNVPMTFLPVSNGCTSGPTCQADLIGQCPSQLKAPGGCNNPCTVFKTDEYCCNSGSCGPTNFSQYFKNACPSAYSYPKDDPTSTFTCASGTNYAVTFCP; encoded by the coding sequence ATGAGTCACTTGAACTCCGTCCTAATTTTCTGTATCGTCCTAGTGACATCCCTCTTCATTACAGGCACTCATGCTGCTACATTCACAATCAAAAGTAATTGTAATTTTCCAGTTTGGGCTGCTGCCGTCCCAGGTGGTGGGCGACAGATGAACCAGGGTGATACCTGGACCATCAGCGCTAACCCGGGCCAGGCCGGAGCTCGCATTTGGGCCCGGACCGGGTGCACCGCAAATGGGGCCAACGGGCTTAGCTGCACCACCGGAGACTGTGGTGGGGTCCTCCAATGCACCGGTTACGGCTCACCACCGAACACCCTAGCCGAATACACCCTTGGTCAAGGCAGCAGTCGCGATTTTTTCGACATATCATTAGTCGACGGTTTCAACGTGCCCATGACATTCTTACCCGTATCCAATGGTTGTACCTCCGGGCCGACTTGTCAGGCCGACCTTATTGGCCAATGCCCAAGCCAGCTAAAGGCCCCAGGCGGGTGCAACAACCCATGCACGGTTTTCAAGACCGACGAATATTGTTGCAATTCAGGTAGCTGTGGACCTACCAATTTTTCACAGTATTTCAAAAATGCCTGCCCTAGTGCTTATAGTTACCCTAAAGATGATCCTACTAGTACTTTTACTTGTGCTAGTGGTACTAATTACGCCGTAACTTTTTGCCCTTGA